A stretch of Armatimonadota bacterium DNA encodes these proteins:
- the lepB gene encoding signal peptidase I yields MAEVVESAMIAIALVFLLIRPFVVQAFFIPSPSMSPTLMEGDHILVNKLIYRFREPRAGEIIVFRAPPEASNDGVEKDFIKRLVAVPGDVIEVRDGQLYRNDVPASEPYLEEKMGYSLKPTRIAEGRLYVLGDNRNDSRDSHWWGQLERKRVIGKAMFRFWPPRRFGSIQ; encoded by the coding sequence ATGGCCGAGGTGGTCGAGTCGGCCATGATTGCCATCGCGCTGGTCTTCCTCCTCATTCGGCCGTTCGTCGTTCAGGCGTTCTTCATCCCCAGCCCCTCGATGAGCCCTACTCTTATGGAGGGCGATCACATACTGGTCAACAAGCTGATATACCGTTTCCGAGAGCCCAGAGCCGGTGAGATAATCGTGTTCAGAGCGCCTCCGGAGGCCTCGAACGACGGTGTCGAGAAGGACTTCATCAAGCGGCTGGTGGCAGTGCCGGGCGACGTGATCGAGGTCCGCGATGGTCAGCTCTATCGCAACGACGTCCCCGCAAGCGAGCCGTATCTCGAGGAGAAGATGGGGTATTCCCTCAAGCCGACTCGCATAGCGGAGGGCCGCCTTTACGTTCTGGGCGACAACCGTAACGACAGCCGCGACAGCCACTGGTGGGGGCAGTTGGAACGGAAGCGTGTCATCGGAAAGGCGATGTTCCGCTTCTGGCCTCCCAGGCGTTTCGGCTCTATCCAGTGA